Proteins encoded within one genomic window of Ailuropoda melanoleuca isolate Jingjing chromosome 16, ASM200744v2, whole genome shotgun sequence:
- the BID gene encoding BH3-interacting domain death agonist isoform X1, whose translation MDCKVSNGPGLQDEHITNLLVFGFLQNCSNSNFHKELEVLGHEVSMPAYLQEDYDDGLQTDGNRCSYFLESGERDSQGQEEIIQDIARQLAQIGDDMDHSIHPGLMNNLAMQFMNVNLSEEDRRKSLTAALEQVMQTYPMDMEEEKTMLILAMLLAKKVADHTPSLLRDVFRTTVNFINQNLFTYVRNLVRNEMD comes from the exons ATGGATTGTAAG GTCAGCAATGGTCCAGGCCTCCAGGATGAGCACATCACAAACTTGCTGGTGTTTGGCTTCCTCCAAAACTGCTCCAACTCTAATTTCCACAAAGAGTTGGAGGTGTTGGGCCACGAGGTGTCCATGCCAGCTTACCTCCAGGAGGACTACGACGATGGGCTGCAGACAGACGGCAACCGGTGCAGCTACTTCCTGGAAAGTGGGGAGAGAG ATTCTCAGGGTCAAGAAGAAATCATCCAGGATATCGCCAGGCAGCTCGCCCAAATAGGGGACGATATGGATCACAGCATCCACCCAGGACTCATGAATAACCTGGCAATGCAGTTTATGAATGTGAACCTGTCGGAAGAA GACAGAAGGAAGTCCCTCACCGCTGCGCTGGAGCAGGTCATGCAGACTTACCCTATGGACATGGAGGAGGAGAAGACCATGCTGATCTTGGCCATGCTCTTGGCCAAAAAGGTGGCCGATCACACACCATCCTTGCTCCGTGATGTCTTTCGCACAACAGTGAACTTTATTAACCAGAACCTATTCACCTATGTGAGGAACTTAGTCAGAAAT GAGATGGACTGA
- the BID gene encoding BH3-interacting domain death agonist isoform X2 → MDCKVSNGPGLQDEHITNLLVFGFLQNCSNSNFHKELEVLGHEVSMPAYLQEDYDDGLQTDGNRCSYFLESGERDSQGQEEIIQDIARQLAQIGDDMDHSIHPGLMNNLAMQFMNVNLSEEDRRKSLTAALEQVMQTYPMDMEEEKTMLILAMLLAKKEMD, encoded by the exons ATGGATTGTAAG GTCAGCAATGGTCCAGGCCTCCAGGATGAGCACATCACAAACTTGCTGGTGTTTGGCTTCCTCCAAAACTGCTCCAACTCTAATTTCCACAAAGAGTTGGAGGTGTTGGGCCACGAGGTGTCCATGCCAGCTTACCTCCAGGAGGACTACGACGATGGGCTGCAGACAGACGGCAACCGGTGCAGCTACTTCCTGGAAAGTGGGGAGAGAG ATTCTCAGGGTCAAGAAGAAATCATCCAGGATATCGCCAGGCAGCTCGCCCAAATAGGGGACGATATGGATCACAGCATCCACCCAGGACTCATGAATAACCTGGCAATGCAGTTTATGAATGTGAACCTGTCGGAAGAA GACAGAAGGAAGTCCCTCACCGCTGCGCTGGAGCAGGTCATGCAGACTTACCCTATGGACATGGAGGAGGAGAAGACCATGCTGATCTTGGCCATGCTCTTGGCCAAAAAG GAGATGGACTGA
- the BCL2L13 gene encoding bcl-2-like protein 13 isoform X5 encodes MDPEEVKSLDSNGAGEKSENNSSNSDIVHVEKEEIPEGVGEAAVAPAILPTKELREALPEAPAPLLPHITATSLLEMREPDTEGMTGEKVSPATSLFVELDEEENLMKSKAATVESVELEEKFPALEPTATLLSEEEMHVRREGLREGPSRAGEDKAMPLSEGKSILLFGGAAAIAILAVAVGVALALRKK; translated from the coding sequence ATGGATCCTGAAGAAGTCAAAAGCTTAGACAGCAACGGGGCTGGAGAGAAAAGTGAGAACAACTCTTCTAATTCTGACATTGTGcatgtggagaaagaagaaattcctGAAGGTGTGGGAGAGGCTGCTGTGGCTCCTGCCATCTTGCCGACCAAGGAGCTGCGGGAGGCGCTGCCCGAAGCACCAGCTCCCTTGCTTCCGCATATCACTGCCACTTCCTTGCTGGAGATGAGGGAACCCGACACAGAAGGAATGACGGGGGAGAAAGTCAGTCCTGCTACGTCTTTGTTCGTGGAACTTGATGAGGAAGAGAACTTGATGAAGTCAAAAGCAGCAACAGTTGAATCTGTTGAACTGGAAGAGAAGTTCCCTGCACTGGAACCCACTGCAACACTGCTGAGTGAAGAGGAGATGCATGTGAGGAGAGAGGGTCTTCGAGAAGGCCCCTCCCGTGCTGGAGAAGACAAGGCCATGCCACTGTCTGAGGGCAAGTCTATACTGCTGTTCGGAGGGGCCGCCGCCATTGCCATCCTGGCAGTGGCAGTTGGGGTAGCACTGGCTCTGAGAAAGAAATAG